The following coding sequences lie in one Bacillus thermozeamaize genomic window:
- a CDS encoding tautomerase has translation MPFVNVKITKDGATPEQKAELIRRITQDLVEVLGKNPQTTMVVIEEIDTDNWGIAGETVTVLRSRGK, from the coding sequence ATGCCGTTTGTCAATGTGAAAATCACCAAAGACGGCGCGACGCCTGAGCAAAAGGCGGAGCTGATCCGCCGGATTACTCAGGATCTGGTGGAAGTGCTGGGTAAAAATCCGCAAACCACGATGGTGGTGATCGAAGAGATTGACACGGACAACTGGGGGATTGCCGGAGAGACGGTGACCGTTCTCCGCAGCCGGGGAAAGTGA
- a CDS encoding DNA-binding response regulator, giving the protein MHILLAEDDPKLGRLIHYKLEKEAHNVDWAQDGLEAEAYLDGSGYDLIILDWMMPDKSGIELCRQLRAQGDHTPVLMLTARDAVQDRVQGLDAGADDYLIKPFAFEELLARIRALGRRTVRSWQDEVLTVGDLTLSLRTHEVTRNGKPISLTKREFQLLAYLMKNAGQILTREMIMDAVWGLDADVTPNTVDAYISLLRKKIDSPRKPKRIQSIRGLGYRLVGEP; this is encoded by the coding sequence ATGCACATCCTTCTGGCCGAGGACGATCCCAAGTTGGGGAGGCTCATCCACTACAAGCTGGAAAAAGAAGCCCATAACGTGGACTGGGCCCAAGACGGTCTGGAAGCGGAAGCTTACCTCGACGGTTCAGGGTACGATTTAATCATTTTGGACTGGATGATGCCGGATAAAAGCGGCATTGAACTCTGCCGCCAACTACGGGCTCAGGGGGATCACACCCCGGTTTTGATGCTGACGGCCAGGGATGCGGTACAGGATAGGGTCCAGGGGCTGGATGCGGGGGCCGACGACTATCTGATCAAGCCTTTTGCATTTGAAGAATTGCTGGCACGCATCCGAGCCCTCGGCAGGCGTACGGTGCGGTCATGGCAAGATGAGGTGTTGACCGTCGGGGATCTGACACTCAGCTTGCGCACGCATGAAGTGACCAGGAACGGCAAGCCGATTTCTTTGACCAAACGGGAGTTTCAATTGCTTGCCTATCTGATGAAAAATGCCGGTCAGATCCTGACCAGGGAAATGATCATGGATGCCGTCTGGGGACTGGACGCAGACGTCACCCCGAACACCGTCGACGCCTACATCTCCCTGCTCCGCAAAAAGATCGACTCGCCCCGGAAGCCCAAACGGATTCAAAGCATCCGCGGACTGGGGTACCGATTGGTGGGAGAACCTTGA
- a CDS encoding cadmium transporter has product MPGVREVELNFVAAKLSIEGDISDQRLQKEIRKIEDVTILPVKTAEATVRQSFLQANGKLLRTGLSLATLLLGLSLGTYESLQKIFLLSSILIGGYPVAQKGLRNLLRLNFDMNVLMTIAITGALIIGEWNEAAVVAFLFAVSEMLESYSMEKARQSIRSLMELAPREATVLRNGQEVRIPVEEVNAGDILVVKPGEKISLDGIILEGATSVNEAPITGESMPVEKEPGDPVYAGTLNQQGAFRMRATKRAEDTTLARIIQLVEKAQGERAPSQAFVDRFAKVYTPLIILMAAGVALIPPLLLGGNWNHWVYEALALLVVACPCALVISTPVAIVSAIGAAARNGVLVKGGIYLEEIGRLRAIAFDKTGTLTMGKPEVTDLLPASEQTEEELLRLAAGLEARSEHPLARAIIQRADEREIPYAPARSFYAVPGKGAEGEIDGIRYWIGKPSWAEEKGLNTDPLMARIGALQKQGKTVMLLGTEEEILGLVAVSDPVRPQSVDAILRLRRYGIKTRMLTGDNRSTAAAIAQQVGVDDYEAELLPEEKLQQVRLLLRQYGTAAMVGDGINDAPALAAASVGIAMGGAGTDTALETADVVLMGDDLLKLPFAIHLGQRAVRVIRQNIAFSLGTKLLAVLLVFPGWLTLWLAILADMGATILVTLNGMRLFRTREM; this is encoded by the coding sequence GTGCCCGGAGTAAGAGAAGTGGAACTGAATTTTGTTGCGGCCAAACTGAGCATTGAGGGGGATATTTCCGACCAGCGTCTGCAAAAAGAGATTCGGAAAATTGAAGATGTCACCATTCTTCCGGTAAAGACGGCAGAAGCGACTGTCCGCCAGTCCTTCTTGCAAGCAAACGGGAAACTGCTGCGTACCGGGCTGTCACTGGCCACATTGCTCCTGGGACTTTCTTTGGGCACATATGAATCATTGCAAAAGATCTTCCTGCTCTCATCCATCCTTATCGGCGGTTATCCCGTGGCACAAAAAGGACTCCGGAATCTGCTGCGTCTCAACTTTGACATGAATGTGCTGATGACCATCGCTATCACGGGCGCCCTCATCATCGGCGAATGGAATGAGGCGGCCGTGGTCGCCTTCCTCTTCGCCGTCAGTGAGATGCTGGAATCCTATTCCATGGAAAAAGCCCGTCAGTCGATCCGCTCGCTGATGGAGCTGGCCCCAAGAGAGGCCACGGTGCTCCGCAACGGGCAGGAAGTGCGCATCCCCGTCGAAGAGGTCAACGCTGGCGATATTCTGGTTGTAAAACCGGGCGAAAAGATCTCCCTCGACGGCATCATCCTGGAGGGAGCCACTTCCGTCAACGAAGCTCCCATTACCGGCGAGTCCATGCCGGTCGAAAAAGAGCCCGGCGATCCGGTCTACGCAGGCACGCTGAACCAACAGGGAGCTTTCCGCATGCGGGCCACCAAACGGGCGGAAGATACGACGCTGGCACGCATCATCCAATTGGTGGAGAAAGCGCAAGGGGAACGGGCGCCATCCCAGGCCTTTGTCGACCGCTTTGCCAAAGTGTACACGCCGCTGATCATCCTGATGGCCGCAGGAGTTGCCCTCATCCCGCCCCTCCTGCTTGGCGGAAACTGGAATCACTGGGTGTATGAAGCCCTGGCCCTGCTGGTCGTCGCCTGCCCCTGCGCACTGGTGATTTCAACACCGGTGGCCATTGTCTCGGCGATTGGCGCAGCAGCCCGGAACGGCGTGCTGGTGAAAGGCGGCATCTACTTGGAAGAGATCGGTCGGCTCAGGGCCATCGCTTTTGACAAGACGGGAACCCTCACCATGGGAAAACCGGAAGTGACCGATCTTCTGCCCGCAAGCGAACAGACGGAAGAGGAGCTGTTGCGCCTGGCCGCCGGCCTTGAAGCCAGGTCGGAACACCCTTTGGCCCGGGCGATCATCCAGCGTGCTGACGAAAGGGAAATCCCCTATGCGCCGGCGCGGTCGTTTTACGCGGTGCCCGGAAAGGGAGCTGAAGGTGAAATCGACGGCATCCGTTACTGGATCGGCAAACCAAGCTGGGCCGAGGAAAAGGGCCTGAACACCGATCCGCTGATGGCACGGATCGGCGCCTTGCAAAAGCAGGGAAAAACCGTGATGCTTCTCGGCACAGAGGAAGAGATCCTGGGGCTTGTGGCCGTGTCCGATCCGGTACGCCCGCAAAGTGTTGACGCCATCCTCCGGTTAAGACGGTACGGCATCAAAACCCGGATGCTCACCGGCGATAACCGGAGCACGGCGGCAGCCATTGCCCAACAGGTGGGTGTCGATGATTATGAAGCGGAACTTCTGCCGGAAGAAAAATTGCAGCAAGTCCGGCTTCTCCTTCGGCAATACGGCACCGCAGCCATGGTGGGCGACGGAATCAACGACGCCCCCGCCCTGGCCGCCGCCTCCGTCGGCATAGCGATGGGCGGCGCCGGCACCGATACCGCGTTGGAAACCGCCGACGTCGTCCTGATGGGAGACGACTTGCTGAAACTTCCCTTCGCCATTCACCTTGGACAGCGAGCCGTTCGCGTCATCCGGCAAAACATCGCATTCTCTCTGGGGACAAAGCTGTTGGCCGTGCTTCTCGTCTTCCCGGGGTGGCTGACCCTGTGGCTTGCCATCCTTGCCGACATGGGAGCCACGATCCTGGTCACGCTCAACGGGATGCGTCTCTTCCGCACCAGGGAAATGTGA
- a CDS encoding MMPL domain-containing protein, whose product MSSIIRQLTDRVTTPKGVRITLIVWIVAMLLLSMGPRPADYKSPSFQSLPSDVPSKIAAEKLKQYFPDDQGTPAILVFHREQGDVDVQAVVNTVQAIADANIEHVKVHDLTALPGPALKSFVSEDGTTMIVPATVTGELGGSQMGEVVDAILQAAEPERGVNQLYVTGPAGIAGDTVRLFERADVVLLLATVGIILVLLVIIYRSPLLALIPLLATAIVHQVVNQLVGLLGAAGLEFSSQTISIMSVLLFAAVTDYSLFVFSRYREELCRYEDKHEAMRAAMRATGKPVLIAGGTVLASMLVLFFADFRDYANFAPVFGVAMVMIMLASVTLVPALFTAFGRKSFWPRIPNFGEETEAKHGIWGLIARFVTTRPVTTGITVLVVLVVTALNVWNLKFEYDMVKSFPPDMPSRIGYEIVEARYDKGELAPTTILVVDEKGMSQEQINTLADQLKAQPNVASVRVNRVNDEHTAAELSLSFDISPYSPEAVERLSTMREEADRYIRDAGLSGEMYFSGTTAGLLDERNVNRTDITKIVVLETVLILLLLYVLTRSLKMSLYMMATILLSYVSALGLGLFLVDVMFGFDAVSTRVPMYAFIFLVALGIDYNIIMVSRFLEERQRCGLREALERAVRNTGGVISSAGVILAATFAALTTMPIADLFVFGFIVALGILMDTFLVRGMLLPSLILLFEKERPRSVSDLEPSVNE is encoded by the coding sequence ATGAGTTCCATCATACGCCAACTGACGGACAGGGTGACAACTCCAAAAGGAGTGCGCATCACGCTCATTGTGTGGATTGTCGCCATGCTTTTGTTGAGTATGGGACCGCGCCCGGCCGATTATAAATCACCTAGTTTTCAATCCCTTCCTTCTGATGTACCATCCAAGATCGCTGCGGAGAAGCTAAAACAGTATTTTCCTGACGATCAGGGAACGCCTGCCATTCTTGTCTTCCATCGCGAGCAGGGAGATGTGGACGTTCAAGCGGTGGTGAATACGGTACAGGCTATCGCGGATGCGAACATCGAACATGTAAAAGTGCACGATTTGACGGCTTTGCCTGGTCCTGCTCTCAAGTCCTTCGTTTCGGAGGACGGAACGACCATGATCGTTCCGGCCACCGTGACAGGAGAGTTGGGCGGCAGCCAGATGGGTGAAGTGGTGGACGCCATTCTGCAGGCGGCGGAACCTGAAAGAGGGGTAAATCAGCTCTATGTGACTGGTCCTGCTGGAATTGCTGGCGACACGGTGAGACTGTTTGAAAGAGCTGATGTTGTTCTTCTGTTGGCCACTGTCGGCATCATCCTCGTGTTGCTTGTCATCATTTATCGTTCGCCATTGCTTGCCCTGATCCCGCTGCTGGCAACGGCGATTGTCCACCAGGTAGTGAATCAGTTGGTCGGGCTTCTTGGTGCGGCGGGACTCGAATTCAGTAGCCAAACGATTTCGATCATGAGCGTTTTGCTGTTTGCTGCGGTCACTGATTATTCCTTGTTTGTTTTCTCTCGTTATCGTGAAGAACTATGCCGGTACGAAGACAAACATGAAGCGATGAGGGCAGCGATGCGCGCCACCGGAAAACCGGTTCTGATCGCTGGCGGTACGGTGCTGGCGTCAATGCTTGTCCTGTTTTTCGCCGATTTCAGGGACTATGCCAATTTTGCTCCTGTTTTTGGTGTCGCCATGGTCATGATCATGCTGGCTTCCGTTACCTTGGTTCCCGCGTTATTTACCGCTTTCGGACGGAAATCGTTCTGGCCTCGCATTCCGAATTTTGGTGAGGAGACGGAAGCCAAACACGGCATCTGGGGGTTGATTGCCCGATTTGTGACCACCAGGCCCGTCACTACGGGCATTACCGTGCTCGTCGTTTTGGTTGTGACGGCGCTAAACGTGTGGAACTTGAAATTCGAATACGACATGGTGAAATCGTTTCCGCCCGACATGCCATCCCGCATCGGCTACGAAATTGTGGAGGCCCGCTATGACAAAGGAGAACTGGCGCCCACAACGATTCTGGTGGTAGACGAAAAAGGAATGTCACAGGAGCAGATCAATACATTGGCAGATCAATTGAAGGCGCAGCCGAACGTTGCCTCCGTCCGGGTTAACCGTGTCAATGATGAACACACCGCAGCAGAATTGTCATTGTCCTTCGATATCAGCCCATATTCCCCAGAGGCGGTCGAGCGCTTGTCAACGATGCGTGAGGAAGCGGATCGATACATCCGTGACGCCGGGTTGTCGGGAGAAATGTATTTTTCCGGCACGACGGCCGGGTTACTGGATGAACGCAACGTGAACCGAACGGACATCACGAAAATCGTCGTTTTGGAAACGGTGCTCATCCTTTTGCTGCTCTATGTGTTGACGCGTTCTTTGAAAATGTCGCTGTATATGATGGCCACCATTTTGTTGTCTTATGTTTCTGCGCTCGGACTGGGGCTATTTTTGGTGGATGTGATGTTCGGGTTCGATGCAGTCAGTACTCGGGTACCGATGTACGCTTTTATCTTTCTCGTTGCTTTGGGTATCGATTATAACATCATCATGGTTTCTCGTTTTTTAGAGGAACGTCAAAGATGCGGATTGCGTGAGGCGCTGGAAAGGGCCGTCCGCAACACCGGCGGCGTGATCTCCTCGGCCGGTGTGATTCTCGCGGCCACTTTCGCGGCCCTGACAACGATGCCGATCGCTGATCTGTTTGTGTTCGGTTTTATTGTCGCACTGGGGATTTTGATGGATACGTTCCTGGTCCGCGGCATGTTGTTGCCCTCGCTTATTCTCTTATTTGAGAAGGAAAGGCCCAGGTCTGTTTCCGATCTTGAACCGTCAGTGAACGAATGA
- a CDS encoding uracil-DNA glycosylase produces the protein MQEGRSKEELLQSLARYYHQCQRCPLHRGRTQVVFGVGNPHSPLMFVGEGPGEQEDLQGQPFVGRAGQLLTKMLAAIHLRREDVYITNIVKCRPPGNRTPTDEEMAACIPILRQQFAIIRPRILVTLGAAATRAIIDPKARITQIRGQWVERGGVKMIATYHPAYLLRNPAKKVEAWEDLQAIRAAYDALHQS, from the coding sequence ATGCAGGAAGGGCGAAGCAAGGAGGAACTATTGCAGTCACTTGCCCGTTATTACCATCAATGCCAGCGGTGTCCGTTGCATCGTGGGCGAACGCAAGTGGTATTTGGGGTAGGCAATCCCCATTCACCGTTGATGTTTGTCGGGGAGGGACCTGGTGAACAGGAAGACTTGCAGGGCCAGCCGTTTGTCGGGCGTGCAGGTCAGTTGCTGACCAAGATGCTTGCCGCCATCCATTTGCGGCGGGAGGATGTGTACATCACCAATATTGTGAAATGCCGTCCGCCGGGAAACCGGACGCCCACGGATGAGGAGATGGCCGCCTGTATTCCCATCCTCAGGCAACAGTTTGCCATCATTCGTCCCCGCATTCTGGTGACGCTGGGGGCCGCCGCCACACGGGCCATCATTGACCCGAAGGCGCGCATCACCCAGATTCGCGGCCAGTGGGTGGAGCGTGGCGGGGTGAAGATGATCGCCACTTATCACCCGGCTTACCTGTTGCGGAACCCGGCCAAAAAGGTGGAAGCTTGGGAAGACTTGCAGGCGATCCGAGCCGCGTATGATGCGCTGCACCAATCATAA
- a CDS encoding dipeptidase PepV has protein sequence MRIDWQREVEKRKDELLETAMRFLRIPSVKDEERAAPGAPFGPAIQQAMQFILEECQKMGLVIRNLDGYAAHAEMGQGQELVGVLCHVDVVPPGEGWTTPPFQPALRDGKLYARGALDDKGPTVAALYAFKIIKELGLPLSRRVRLILGGDEESGWRCMERYFAEEEMPTFGFAPDATFPMISAEKGILDLYLQYRPDTDEASHRHERETAVQRLKLVSLQAGQRLNMVPAEATAKISGPLEALERLMKRFESDVINLGKGTAARSGNHLTLTCYGKAAHGMEPDKGINAGLMLAHFLRREAFAEEDALFLEALVKGFYGDFHGSSLGIAFADEITGPLTVNLGLIQYRHADGQPPEGRLGMTIRYPVTTQFARMLENLRAAAAQWGLHIASYTNKEPHHVDTEHFLVKTLRRVYEEHTGLDSTPLSIGGGTYARTLKAGVAFGPLFPGREETAHQVDEHIHVEDLLKATAIYAHAIYELAR, from the coding sequence GTGAGGATCGACTGGCAACGGGAAGTGGAAAAACGTAAAGACGAGCTGTTGGAAACGGCCATGCGGTTCCTGCGCATCCCCAGCGTCAAGGATGAGGAACGTGCCGCGCCAGGCGCACCGTTTGGCCCCGCAATTCAGCAAGCGATGCAATTTATCCTGGAAGAATGCCAAAAGATGGGGCTTGTCATTCGAAACCTGGACGGCTATGCCGCCCATGCCGAAATGGGACAGGGACAGGAACTGGTCGGGGTGCTCTGCCACGTCGATGTCGTTCCGCCCGGCGAGGGATGGACCACTCCTCCTTTCCAGCCGGCCCTGAGGGACGGCAAGCTTTACGCCCGCGGCGCCCTGGATGACAAGGGGCCGACCGTTGCGGCCCTGTACGCGTTTAAGATCATCAAAGAGCTGGGGTTGCCTTTGTCCCGTCGCGTCCGCCTGATCCTCGGAGGTGATGAGGAGAGCGGCTGGCGCTGCATGGAACGCTATTTTGCGGAAGAGGAGATGCCCACCTTTGGCTTCGCTCCGGACGCCACGTTTCCCATGATCTCCGCCGAAAAAGGGATCCTTGATCTATATTTGCAATATCGTCCGGACACCGACGAGGCTTCGCACCGGCATGAAAGAGAAACTGCCGTCCAACGATTGAAACTTGTCTCGTTGCAGGCAGGCCAACGATTGAACATGGTTCCCGCTGAGGCAACAGCGAAAATATCTGGACCCTTGGAAGCATTGGAGCGGCTGATGAAGCGGTTTGAAAGCGACGTGATCAACCTCGGAAAGGGAACGGCAGCGCGTTCAGGGAACCACTTGACCTTGACTTGTTACGGCAAGGCGGCTCACGGCATGGAGCCGGATAAGGGAATCAATGCCGGCCTGATGCTGGCCCACTTTCTGAGGCGTGAAGCGTTTGCAGAAGAAGACGCCCTTTTCCTCGAAGCGCTGGTAAAGGGATTCTACGGCGACTTCCACGGAAGCAGCCTGGGCATCGCCTTCGCGGATGAAATCACCGGTCCCCTCACCGTCAACCTGGGGCTGATCCAGTACAGGCATGCGGACGGCCAGCCGCCCGAAGGGCGACTGGGCATGACCATCCGCTATCCGGTGACCACCCAGTTTGCCAGGATGCTGGAAAACCTCCGCGCTGCCGCGGCACAATGGGGCTTGCACATCGCATCCTATACCAACAAGGAACCCCATCATGTGGACACCGAGCATTTTCTGGTCAAAACGCTGCGGCGCGTTTACGAAGAACACACGGGCCTGGATAGCACGCCGCTGTCCATCGGCGGCGGCACCTACGCCCGCACGCTGAAGGCAGGCGTGGCGTTCGGACCGCTTTTCCCCGGCAGGGAAGAGACGGCCCATCAGGTGGACGAACACATCCACGTCGAGGATCTCTTGAAGGCGACGGCCATTTATGCCCACGCCATCTACGAGCTGGCCCGCTGA
- a CDS encoding ATPase, protein MRRLKQLLEQIDGRGYKAYKSIQGTYTDGELTLFIDYVQGDPFASPSRIRLRVGRAASGMPEEWDASVHRRIALEDFLARVAARTIRQYQTRRGSGKSGMLAVDEPGQEILPRTAVKVTREYVELRMKVGLPAAGRRILGREAAEMLCEDVPSIGRQALFRASLEEKRLLDHLQLADDQAAIRQALKERGLVAFVANGSVLPRESGVSNRPLKGKVIPFVSPPSLEVTIDLPDGRTIKGMGIPEGITLIVGGGYHGKSTLLKAIERGVYNHIRGDGREYVITRERAMKIRAEDGRRVEKVDISPFINRLPFGQDTRQFSTEDASGSTSQAANIMEALEVGCDLLLMDEDTSATNFMIRDARMQALVAKEQEPITPFIDKVRQLYEERRVSTILVLGGSGDYLDVADRVIKMETYRPYDVTEEAKEIAARIPTHRRQEGGRHFGSPPKRMILPESFDARRGRKEKVDAKGLHTIVYGEETVDLGGLEQLVDPSQTRALAEVFRILEKQVANGQWSVAECIDWVEKQLHREGLDFLSPYRGQHPGDLAWPRRMEMAAAVNRLRSLRIRASER, encoded by the coding sequence ATGAGAAGGTTGAAACAGCTTCTGGAACAGATAGACGGACGCGGATACAAGGCATACAAGTCGATTCAGGGGACCTATACGGATGGGGAGCTCACCTTGTTCATCGATTATGTGCAAGGCGATCCGTTTGCCAGCCCCTCGCGCATCCGTCTGCGTGTCGGACGGGCAGCCTCCGGAATGCCGGAAGAATGGGATGCGTCTGTTCACCGCCGGATAGCGCTTGAGGATTTTCTGGCCCGTGTCGCCGCCAGGACAATCCGGCAATACCAGACCCGGCGGGGCAGTGGCAAGAGCGGGATGCTCGCCGTCGACGAACCGGGCCAGGAGATCCTGCCCCGGACAGCGGTCAAGGTGACCAGAGAGTATGTCGAACTGCGGATGAAGGTGGGATTGCCCGCGGCCGGCAGGCGGATTCTCGGACGGGAGGCCGCGGAAATGCTTTGCGAAGACGTGCCGTCTATCGGCAGGCAGGCCCTGTTCCGCGCTTCACTGGAAGAAAAGCGGCTGTTGGATCACTTGCAGCTGGCGGATGACCAAGCGGCGATCCGGCAGGCGCTCAAAGAGCGGGGGCTGGTGGCTTTTGTCGCAAATGGTTCCGTCCTGCCGCGGGAAAGCGGCGTGAGCAACCGTCCTTTGAAGGGAAAAGTGATCCCTTTTGTCTCACCGCCGTCTTTGGAAGTGACGATCGATTTGCCGGATGGGCGGACGATCAAAGGAATGGGAATCCCTGAAGGGATCACCCTGATCGTCGGCGGCGGCTATCACGGCAAAAGCACGTTGCTGAAGGCGATTGAGCGGGGCGTCTACAACCATATCCGCGGGGACGGCCGGGAATATGTGATCACGCGGGAGCGGGCGATGAAAATCCGGGCAGAGGATGGCCGGCGTGTCGAGAAAGTGGATATATCGCCGTTTATTAACCGCTTGCCGTTTGGCCAGGATACCCGGCAGTTTTCCACGGAAGATGCCAGCGGCAGCACCTCGCAGGCGGCCAATATCATGGAAGCGTTGGAGGTGGGGTGTGACCTGCTGCTGATGGACGAGGACACCAGCGCCACCAACTTCATGATCCGGGACGCCCGGATGCAGGCCTTGGTGGCCAAGGAACAGGAGCCAATCACCCCGTTTATCGACAAGGTGAGGCAGTTGTACGAAGAACGCCGGGTGTCCACCATTCTGGTGCTGGGCGGTTCGGGAGACTACCTGGATGTGGCTGACCGGGTGATCAAGATGGAAACCTACCGGCCCTATGACGTCACGGAAGAGGCCAAGGAGATTGCCGCCCGCATTCCGACCCACCGCCGGCAGGAGGGCGGCCGGCATTTCGGCAGCCCTCCGAAGCGCATGATCCTTCCGGAAAGTTTCGATGCCCGTCGCGGCCGCAAGGAGAAAGTGGATGCGAAGGGACTGCATACCATCGTGTACGGAGAAGAGACGGTCGATCTGGGAGGGCTTGAGCAGCTGGTGGATCCCAGTCAGACGCGGGCCTTGGCTGAGGTGTTCCGGATCTTGGAGAAGCAGGTGGCCAATGGACAGTGGAGCGTGGCCGAGTGCATAGACTGGGTGGAGAAGCAGCTTCACCGGGAAGGACTGGACTTCCTCTCGCCTTATCGCGGCCAGCATCCGGGCGATTTGGCCTGGCCGCGGCGGATGGAGATGGCGGCCGCTGTGAACCGGTTGCGCAGCCTGCGAATCCGGGCGAGTGAGAGATAG
- a CDS encoding ribonuclease HI, whose product MSGSQFSGDEVVIYTDGACSGNPGPGGWAAILLYGNHQKEISGGEPKTTNNRMELKAAIKALQQLKRPCRVVLYSDSAYLVNAFQQGWLEKWQANGWLNSKRQPVENQDLWQELWALTRRHEVRFCKVKGHHDNPWNNRCDQLAVAAIPK is encoded by the coding sequence GTGTCGGGAAGCCAATTTTCGGGCGATGAGGTTGTCATTTACACGGATGGCGCCTGTTCGGGCAACCCGGGACCTGGCGGTTGGGCCGCCATTCTCTTGTACGGGAATCATCAAAAGGAGATTTCCGGCGGCGAGCCCAAGACCACCAATAACCGGATGGAACTGAAAGCGGCCATCAAAGCCTTGCAACAGCTCAAAAGGCCTTGCCGTGTCGTGCTCTACAGCGACAGCGCCTACCTTGTCAACGCCTTTCAACAGGGATGGCTTGAAAAGTGGCAGGCCAACGGCTGGCTGAACAGCAAGCGGCAGCCGGTAGAAAACCAGGACTTGTGGCAGGAGCTCTGGGCCCTGACCAGACGCCATGAGGTTCGTTTTTGCAAGGTCAAGGGGCATCACGACAATCCCTGGAACAACCGTTGTGACCAGCTGGCCGTGGCGGCCATTCCGAAGTGA
- a CDS encoding tRNA epoxyqueuosine(34) reductase QueG — protein MEKKDGHTTPACSPESGRAAGRWAALKEELKAYAKTIGIDKIGFASAEPFTELKERLVRHRELGYESGFEEPDLERRTNPQLLMPGARSIIAIALAYPTRMDHPPASRKGAYRGFFARAAWGEDYHRVLRRKLEELAAYLRHRVEGVQTEIMVDTGALSDRAVAERAGIGWSGKNTAIITPEFGSWVYLGEMLTNLPFPPDIPITQSCGECTRCIDACHTGALVAPGQLDAKRCVSYLTQTKDFLAEEYREIIGNRLYGCDTCQLVCPYNKGLNFTHQEAFAPDPEVVKPLLQPILKMSNRMFRERFGMSAASWRGKKPLERNAILALAHYRDASAIPLLLEKLEDPRPVIRGTAAWAVGKIAAGQEEAVRRRVQQALEQAYRQETVPEVSQEIEKGLRFLKEKDPASMADAGTGSEKPDGAIGQCDGVAGETGVGQDPAALSANLPL, from the coding sequence TTGGAAAAAAAAGACGGGCACACCACGCCTGCATGCAGCCCCGAAAGCGGCAGGGCCGCCGGGCGGTGGGCGGCTTTGAAGGAGGAGCTGAAAGCCTATGCCAAAACCATCGGCATCGACAAAATCGGCTTTGCCTCAGCGGAGCCGTTTACCGAGCTGAAGGAGCGGCTGGTGCGGCACCGCGAGCTGGGATATGAGTCGGGTTTTGAAGAGCCCGATCTGGAGCGGCGCACCAATCCGCAGCTGCTGATGCCGGGGGCAAGATCCATCATTGCCATCGCATTGGCCTATCCGACGCGGATGGACCATCCCCCTGCCTCGCGCAAGGGCGCGTACCGGGGCTTTTTCGCGCGGGCGGCCTGGGGGGAAGATTACCACCGGGTATTGCGCCGGAAACTGGAGGAGCTGGCCGCTTATCTTCGCCATAGGGTAGAGGGAGTTCAAACCGAAATCATGGTGGATACCGGCGCCCTGTCCGATCGGGCGGTGGCAGAGCGGGCCGGAATTGGCTGGAGCGGCAAAAACACGGCGATCATCACGCCGGAGTTTGGCTCCTGGGTATACCTTGGCGAGATGCTGACCAATCTGCCTTTTCCCCCGGATATTCCCATCACCCAGTCCTGCGGCGAATGCACACGGTGTATCGACGCCTGCCACACCGGGGCGCTTGTGGCGCCCGGGCAGCTGGACGCCAAACGGTGCGTTTCCTATCTGACGCAGACGAAAGATTTTCTGGCAGAGGAGTATCGGGAGATCATTGGCAACCGGCTGTACGGGTGCGACACCTGTCAACTAGTCTGCCCCTACAACAAGGGGCTTAACTTCACCCATCAGGAAGCATTTGCGCCCGATCCGGAGGTGGTCAAGCCGCTGTTGCAACCCATCCTGAAAATGAGCAACCGCATGTTTCGCGAGCGGTTTGGCATGTCGGCCGCCAGCTGGCGTGGCAAAAAGCCGCTGGAACGGAACGCCATCTTGGCACTGGCCCATTACCGGGATGCCAGCGCGATCCCGTTGTTGCTGGAAAAGCTGGAAGACCCGCGGCCTGTCATCCGTGGGACAGCCGCTTGGGCGGTGGGCAAGATCGCGGCCGGCCAGGAAGAGGCGGTAAGGAGGCGGGTTCAGCAGGCGTTGGAACAGGCGTATCGCCAGGAAACCGTTCCGGAAGTCAGTCAGGAGATTGAAAAGGGACTGCGTTTTTTGAAGGAAAAGGACCCTGCATCTATGGCAGATGCGGGCACAGGGAGTGAGAAGCCAGATGGTGCAATTGGTCAATGTGATGGAGTGGCTGGTGAAACAGGAGTTGGACAGGATCCTGCCGCACTTTCCGCAAACCTGCCGTTGTGA